One part of the Acidobacteriota bacterium genome encodes these proteins:
- a CDS encoding M4 family metallopeptidase: protein MPRFDSVSSALRWRTAAMFVAAFGSAMLSAQEPEWVIERNQRQIAIRAASADLPELRRLDARVDAMSRAGELELVSRRADRQVSGRAHEYFREYYRGVPVYGGGVSRQLRRGVTESIFGTLHEAIGVSTIPSVAPADAMARMEAWSGAGPATDDPPELVVMSLPGARYVLAYRGVMRDRTTYFVNAHTGAVVWREQAFNEQSRNTHVLSSVGVGAGIRGQRKKVSASRSGGMFEAYDRLRPAEIVTLDLRDNEPRVDALLDPRGPKWAPSDVATDSDNNWNDPGVVDVHAHAGFTYDYLAARHEWDGVDGADGRIMAMVNIGDIFYGFFTPPPFGPEKTGTVGFGIAPGGGARASLDVVAHELMHAVTFHSVRRRTGRPFLDSYFSVAGPADFTLEDGRRADCDTTWRVSGEGVENRVFRLLCRDGKIRLFLNAGGAINEAFSDIVGTSVEFMVHEPPMGPLRADYVMFEDYRPFGRSLEDPRSVPILARPGVDVRIQYPEALRNVILFMLLTDGETAFFHEYGSDDLGETIVRLPSFDYDGVHWNSTILSHAFYLAIEGGENRTTGLSVTGVGAANREQVERAFVRAMTDLMPPSVSFFTAADVIRQSADDLFGRDSDVYRAIDEALTAVDLD from the coding sequence ATGCCCCGTTTCGATTCCGTGTCGTCAGCCCTGCGCTGGCGAACTGCCGCCATGTTCGTGGCGGCGTTTGGAAGCGCCATGCTCAGCGCTCAGGAACCGGAGTGGGTGATCGAGCGCAATCAGCGCCAAATCGCGATCAGGGCAGCGTCGGCTGATCTCCCGGAGCTGCGTCGGCTCGATGCTCGGGTGGACGCGATGTCCCGTGCCGGCGAGCTCGAACTGGTTTCACGCCGGGCGGATCGGCAGGTCTCGGGACGAGCGCACGAGTACTTTCGGGAGTACTACCGAGGGGTGCCGGTATACGGCGGCGGTGTCTCCCGGCAACTGCGGCGCGGCGTCACCGAGTCGATCTTCGGCACGCTGCACGAGGCCATCGGCGTCAGCACGATTCCGTCCGTTGCTCCGGCCGACGCGATGGCACGAATGGAAGCGTGGTCCGGCGCCGGTCCGGCGACGGACGACCCGCCGGAACTGGTAGTCATGTCCTTGCCAGGCGCTCGCTACGTTCTTGCCTACCGCGGGGTGATGCGCGACCGCACGACGTACTTCGTGAACGCCCACACCGGTGCGGTGGTCTGGAGGGAGCAGGCGTTCAACGAGCAGAGCAGGAACACGCACGTGCTGAGCAGCGTCGGGGTGGGCGCCGGAATTCGAGGCCAGCGCAAGAAGGTAAGCGCGTCCCGAAGCGGCGGCATGTTCGAGGCCTACGACCGCCTGCGGCCAGCCGAGATCGTCACGCTCGACCTGCGGGACAACGAACCGCGTGTCGACGCGTTGTTGGATCCGAGGGGACCGAAGTGGGCGCCGAGTGACGTGGCGACGGATTCGGACAACAACTGGAACGACCCGGGCGTGGTCGACGTCCATGCGCATGCCGGATTCACCTACGACTATCTCGCTGCCCGGCATGAGTGGGATGGCGTCGACGGCGCCGACGGACGCATCATGGCGATGGTCAACATCGGCGACATCTTCTATGGGTTCTTTACGCCTCCGCCGTTCGGCCCCGAGAAGACCGGTACGGTGGGGTTCGGAATTGCGCCCGGCGGCGGGGCGAGGGCATCCCTGGACGTGGTGGCGCACGAGTTGATGCATGCGGTCACCTTTCATTCGGTGCGGCGGCGAACGGGCCGCCCCTTCCTCGATAGCTACTTCTCGGTCGCGGGTCCGGCCGATTTCACTTTGGAGGACGGTCGGCGAGCGGACTGCGACACAACGTGGAGGGTGAGCGGCGAGGGCGTTGAGAACCGGGTGTTTCGCCTGCTGTGCAGGGACGGGAAGATCCGGCTGTTCCTGAACGCGGGTGGCGCCATCAACGAGGCGTTCTCGGACATCGTCGGCACGTCCGTCGAGTTCATGGTCCACGAGCCGCCCATGGGTCCGCTTCGGGCCGACTACGTGATGTTCGAGGACTACCGGCCGTTTGGCCGGTCCCTGGAAGACCCGCGGTCGGTACCAATACTTGCGCGTCCGGGTGTGGATGTTCGCATCCAGTACCCGGAGGCCCTGCGCAACGTGATTCTCTTCATGCTCCTCACTGATGGAGAAACCGCCTTCTTCCACGAGTACGGCTCCGACGATCTGGGTGAGACCATCGTGCGCCTCCCGAGCTTTGACTACGACGGCGTCCACTGGAACTCCACGATCCTGAGCCACGCGTTCTATCTGGCGATCGAGGGGGGAGAGAACCGGACGACCGGCTTGTCGGTGACGGGCGTGGGAGCCGCCAACCGCGAGCAGGTGGAACGGGCCTTCGTGCGCGCCATGACCGACCTTATGCCTCCGAGCGTCAGCTTCTTCACGGCGGCCGACGTTATTCGCCAGTCGGCCGACGACCTGTTTGGACGCGACAGCGATGTCTATCGGGCAATCGATGAGGCATTGACGGCAGTAGACCTGGACTAG
- a CDS encoding PQQ-binding-like beta-propeller repeat protein, which yields MRRTAATLITPLLAGLLLIPASAAAQEDWLQFRGPAAGVVPDDPELPEHWTETENVVWKADIPGLAWSSPVVAGDLVFVTSAISAGDEPEPIKGLYDPGMENGSEASENEHRWVLYAFDFHTGAVRWQRELYAATPPGKRHLKNSFASETPVTDGRRVYVYFGAIGQLAAFNMSGEMVWTRELEAYNTTLEMGTGASPILHDDRLYIVNDNTTHSFVAAFEKDSGEEAWRVDRDERGQNWSTPFVWEHDLRTELVTAGTQGVRSYTLDGDLLWELHGMSGLTIPTPFTAHGLVYISSGYPGGGLRPVYAVRPGASGDISIFTQEQMRNGITSGFPGPLSASDHIAWSYPLLGTYNTTAIVYGDIYYTLLDRGFLVAHDARTGEEIYGRQRLEIGNGFTASPWAYNGKLFLLSEDGETYVVEAGREFNILHKNPLNEMTLATPAIARGSLFIRTQSKLYRIANGGADAVGAEP from the coding sequence ATGCGCCGTACCGCAGCCACCCTGATCACGCCGCTGCTGGCTGGCCTGCTGCTGATTCCGGCGTCCGCCGCCGCGCAGGAGGACTGGCTTCAGTTCCGGGGGCCGGCGGCTGGCGTCGTGCCGGACGATCCGGAGTTGCCGGAGCACTGGACCGAGACGGAAAACGTCGTCTGGAAGGCCGACATCCCGGGGCTTGCCTGGAGTTCGCCGGTCGTGGCGGGCGACCTGGTCTTCGTCACTTCCGCCATCAGCGCGGGAGACGAGCCGGAGCCGATCAAGGGGCTCTACGACCCGGGGATGGAGAACGGATCGGAAGCGTCGGAGAACGAGCACCGCTGGGTGCTCTACGCGTTCGACTTCCACACCGGCGCGGTCCGGTGGCAGCGAGAGCTGTACGCTGCGACACCTCCTGGCAAGCGCCACTTGAAGAACAGTTTCGCGTCGGAGACGCCGGTGACCGACGGGCGCCGGGTCTACGTCTATTTCGGCGCCATCGGCCAGCTTGCCGCCTTCAACATGAGCGGCGAAATGGTATGGACGCGCGAGTTGGAGGCTTACAACACGACACTCGAGATGGGGACCGGAGCCTCGCCCATCCTGCACGACGATCGGCTGTACATCGTCAACGACAACACCACGCACTCGTTCGTCGCGGCCTTCGAGAAGGACAGCGGCGAGGAGGCCTGGCGCGTCGACCGGGACGAGCGGGGCCAGAACTGGTCGACGCCGTTCGTCTGGGAACATGACTTGCGGACCGAGCTGGTGACGGCGGGTACGCAGGGAGTCCGCTCGTACACGCTTGATGGCGACCTGCTGTGGGAGCTCCACGGCATGTCGGGTCTTACGATCCCGACGCCGTTCACGGCGCACGGCCTCGTCTACATCAGCTCCGGTTATCCGGGCGGCGGACTGCGTCCCGTCTATGCCGTCAGGCCCGGCGCGTCGGGCGACATCTCCATCTTCACGCAGGAGCAGATGCGGAACGGCATCACGTCCGGGTTTCCGGGACCGCTCAGCGCGTCGGACCACATCGCCTGGTCGTATCCGCTGCTCGGGACGTACAACACTACCGCGATCGTCTACGGCGACATCTACTACACGCTGCTCGATCGCGGCTTCCTGGTGGCGCACGATGCGCGCACCGGCGAGGAGATCTACGGCCGGCAGCGGCTCGAGATCGGCAACGGGTTCACTGCCTCGCCGTGGGCCTACAACGGCAAGCTCTTTCTGCTGAGCGAGGACGGGGAGACCTATGTTGTCGAGGCGGGCAGGGAATTCAACATCCTGCACAAGAACCCGCTCAACGAAATGACCCTCGCGACACCCGCCATCGCGCGCGGCAGTCTCTTCATCCGGACGCAGTCGAAGCTGTACCGCATTGCCAATGGTGGGGCCGATGCGGTCGGAGCCGAGCCATGA
- a CDS encoding alpha/beta hydrolase: MRVPIRQPRNSSRRRNHMPRIRPTRIFAPALVTLGAIVALGALVAPAGALDGAIFNVVEHRNIDYVASEDYAENKDKLDLFMPEGLTNAPVVVYFHGGGLQNGTKAIGEGLGRQLASRGIGLVSANYRLSPSVMHPAHIEDATAAFAWAKRNIASYGGDADRVFVSGHSAGAYLAALMALDPRYLDAHNLRLSDVRGAIPISPFLFVEDHDIAPSRPKTVWGTDEAVWLDASVTPYIGADKPPMLFIYADGDDDWRREQNQRLAAELSDAGNDAAVIEIADRTHGSVNSNMGDDLDTGMMKVVSFVEAH, encoded by the coding sequence ATGCGCGTGCCGATACGTCAACCGAGGAACAGTAGCCGCAGGAGGAATCACATGCCCCGCATTCGACCGACTCGTATCTTCGCGCCCGCCCTCGTCACGCTCGGCGCCATCGTCGCACTCGGCGCTCTCGTCGCGCCCGCCGGCGCCCTTGACGGCGCCATCTTCAACGTGGTGGAACACCGCAACATCGACTACGTCGCCAGTGAGGATTACGCCGAGAACAAGGACAAGCTCGATCTGTTCATGCCGGAGGGTCTGACCAACGCGCCGGTAGTCGTCTACTTTCATGGAGGCGGACTGCAGAACGGCACGAAGGCAATCGGCGAGGGTCTGGGCCGGCAGCTCGCGTCACGCGGCATCGGCCTGGTCAGCGCGAACTACCGACTCTCCCCCAGCGTGATGCATCCCGCGCACATCGAGGACGCGACGGCCGCCTTCGCCTGGGCGAAGCGGAACATCGCGAGTTACGGCGGTGACGCCGACCGCGTGTTCGTTTCGGGCCACTCGGCCGGGGCCTACCTCGCCGCCCTGATGGCCCTGGACCCCCGCTACCTCGACGCGCACAACCTGCGGCTTTCCGACGTCCGGGGCGCCATTCCGATTAGTCCCTTCCTTTTCGTCGAGGATCACGATATCGCGCCCAGCCGTCCGAAGACCGTGTGGGGAACCGACGAGGCGGTCTGGCTCGACGCATCGGTCACTCCCTACATCGGGGCCGACAAGCCGCCGATGCTGTTCATCTACGCCGACGGCGACGACGACTGGCGCCGCGAGCAGAATCAGCGGCTCGCGGCGGAGTTGAGCGACGCCGGCAACGACGCCGCGGTGATCGAGATCGCGGACCGGACCCACGGCAGCGTCAACTCGAACATGGGTGACGACCTCGACACCGGCATGATGAAGGTCGTGTCGTTTGTCGAAGCGCACTGA